Proteins from a genomic interval of Mesobacillus sp. S13:
- a CDS encoding response regulator transcription factor, translating to MDKKVLVVDDEQSIVTLLKYNLEQAGYSVVTGMDGEEGIRLAGVEKPDLMVLDLMLPKLDGMEVCKQLRQQKINVPILMLTAKDDEFDKVLGLELGADDYMTKPFSPREVVARVKAILRRTQTQQEAVVEKPEDEGQIKIGDVRIIPDFYEAYFMEDLLELTPKEFELLLYLAKNKGRVLTRDQLLSAVWNYDFAGDTRIVDVHISHLREKIEQNTKKPSYIKTIRGLGYKLEEPKGE from the coding sequence ATGGACAAGAAGGTTTTGGTTGTGGATGATGAACAATCAATTGTGACACTGCTGAAGTACAATCTCGAACAGGCTGGTTATTCTGTGGTAACTGGAATGGACGGTGAGGAAGGCATTCGTCTTGCTGGAGTGGAAAAGCCGGACTTGATGGTTCTGGACTTGATGCTTCCGAAGCTGGATGGAATGGAAGTTTGTAAGCAGCTAAGGCAGCAGAAAATCAATGTGCCGATTCTGATGCTTACCGCAAAGGATGATGAGTTTGACAAAGTGCTAGGCCTAGAGCTTGGCGCGGATGATTATATGACGAAGCCGTTCAGTCCGCGTGAGGTTGTAGCAAGAGTAAAGGCTATCCTCAGAAGAACACAGACACAGCAAGAAGCAGTCGTGGAAAAGCCGGAGGATGAGGGCCAAATAAAAATTGGTGATGTGAGAATCATCCCTGATTTCTATGAGGCTTACTTTATGGAAGACTTGCTTGAATTGACTCCGAAGGAATTCGAATTGCTCCTGTACCTGGCAAAGAATAAGGGCAGGGTACTCACTCGTGACCAGTTGCTCAGCGCTGTTTGGAATTATGACTTTGCCGGGGATACAAGAATCGTAGACGTACATATAAGCCACTTGCGGGAAAAAATCGAACAGAATACGAAAAAACCATCCTATATCAAAACAATAAGAGGCCTTGGATATAAGCTGGAGGAACCAAAGGGAGAATGA
- the icd gene encoding NADP-dependent isocitrate dehydrogenase: MQGEKITVKDGVLNVPNNPIVPFIEGDGTGPDIWAASVRVLDAAVEKAYKGEKKIVWKEVLAGEKAFNQTGEWLPSETLELINEYLIAIKGPLTTPIGGGIRSLNVALRQELDLFVCLRPVRWFEGVPSPVKRPQDTDMVIFRENTEDIYAGIEYASGSDEVKKLLAFLQNEMGVNKIRFPETSGLGIKPVSKEGTERLVRSAINYAITEGRKSVTLVHKGNIMKFTEGAFKNWGYELAEKEFGDKVFTWAQYDKIKDEQGTDAANKAQSDAEAAGKIIVKDAIADIFLQQILTRPKEFDVVATMNLNGDYISDALAAQVGGIGIAPGANINYETGHAIFEATHGTAPKYAGLDKVNPSSVILSGVLMLEHLGWTEAANLIVKSMEKSIASKVVTYDFARLMDGATEVKTSEFGDVLIKNMG; the protein is encoded by the coding sequence ATGCAAGGTGAAAAAATCACAGTAAAAGACGGAGTTCTAAACGTACCAAACAATCCAATCGTTCCTTTTATCGAAGGTGACGGTACAGGTCCTGACATTTGGGCAGCTTCTGTCCGCGTTCTTGATGCAGCAGTTGAAAAAGCATACAAGGGTGAGAAAAAGATTGTCTGGAAAGAAGTATTAGCTGGAGAAAAGGCGTTCAACCAGACTGGTGAATGGCTGCCAAGCGAAACTTTAGAGTTGATCAACGAGTACTTAATCGCGATCAAAGGTCCTTTAACAACACCGATCGGTGGCGGAATCCGTTCTCTTAACGTTGCATTGCGCCAGGAATTGGATCTATTCGTGTGCCTGCGTCCTGTTCGCTGGTTCGAAGGTGTTCCTTCACCTGTAAAACGTCCACAGGACACTGACATGGTTATTTTCCGTGAAAACACTGAAGATATCTATGCTGGTATCGAGTATGCAAGCGGATCTGACGAAGTCAAGAAGCTTCTTGCATTCCTGCAAAACGAAATGGGCGTAAATAAAATCCGTTTCCCTGAAACTTCAGGTCTCGGAATCAAGCCTGTTTCCAAAGAAGGAACAGAGCGCCTTGTACGTTCAGCGATCAATTACGCCATCACTGAAGGCCGTAAGTCAGTAACGCTTGTACATAAAGGCAATATCATGAAGTTCACAGAAGGCGCATTCAAAAACTGGGGCTATGAACTTGCTGAGAAGGAATTCGGCGACAAGGTCTTCACTTGGGCTCAATATGACAAGATCAAGGATGAACAAGGAACTGATGCAGCGAACAAAGCTCAGTCTGACGCTGAGGCTGCTGGCAAAATCATCGTTAAAGATGCGATTGCGGATATCTTCCTACAGCAAATCCTTACACGTCCGAAAGAGTTTGACGTTGTTGCAACAATGAACCTTAACGGTGACTACATTTCTGATGCACTTGCAGCACAGGTTGGCGGTATTGGTATCGCTCCTGGAGCAAACATCAACTATGAAACTGGCCATGCTATTTTCGAAGCTACTCACGGAACTGCTCCGAAATATGCTGGATTGGATAAGGTTAACCCTTCATCTGTCATCCTTTCAGGCGTCCTGATGCTTGAACACCTTGGCTGGACTGAAGCTGCGAACCTGATCGTTAAATCAATGGAAAAATCAATCGCTTCAAAGGTTGTAACATATGACTTTGCTCGTTTGATGGATGGCGCTACAGAAGTGAAGACTTCTGAGTTCGGCGATGTACTGATCAAGAACATGGGCTAA
- the citZ gene encoding citrate synthase, producing MTVTRGLEGVVATTSSISSIIDDTLTYVGYDIDDLAENASFEEVIYLLWHRKLPTAAELDELKKQLAENAALPKEVLEHFKMYPIDKVHPMAAVRSAVSLLGLYDDEADVMEKESNYRKAIRLQAKMPAIVTAFARVRKGLEPIAPREDLNFAANFLYMLTGDEPEEVAVEAMNKALVLHADHELNASTFTARVCVATLSDVYSGVTAAIGALKGPLHGGANEAVMKMLTEIGTLENVEPAIRGKLANKEKIMGFGHRVYRQGDPRAKHLREMSKRLTELTGEPHWYEMSTKIEEIVTGEKNLPPNVDFYSASVYHSLGIDHDLFTPIFAVSRVSGWLAHILEQYDNNRLIRPRADYTGPGKQEYVAIEMR from the coding sequence GTAACACGTGGTCTTGAAGGGGTAGTAGCAACAACATCTTCTATCAGCTCTATTATCGATGACACGCTGACTTATGTTGGCTATGACATCGACGATCTAGCTGAAAATGCTAGTTTCGAAGAAGTGATTTACTTATTATGGCATCGCAAGCTTCCGACAGCAGCAGAATTGGACGAATTGAAGAAGCAGCTTGCAGAGAATGCGGCTTTGCCAAAAGAAGTATTGGAACATTTCAAAATGTACCCGATTGATAAAGTCCATCCGATGGCTGCGGTTCGCTCAGCTGTATCTCTTTTAGGTTTATATGATGATGAAGCGGATGTAATGGAAAAAGAATCGAATTACCGTAAAGCGATCCGCCTGCAGGCTAAGATGCCGGCTATCGTTACGGCCTTTGCTAGAGTAAGAAAGGGTCTTGAGCCTATCGCGCCTAGAGAAGACCTCAATTTCGCGGCTAACTTCCTGTACATGCTGACTGGCGACGAGCCTGAAGAAGTTGCAGTAGAAGCAATGAATAAAGCATTGGTCCTTCATGCTGATCATGAGCTTAATGCTTCAACATTCACTGCCCGTGTCTGTGTTGCCACACTTTCTGATGTGTATTCAGGTGTCACAGCTGCGATCGGTGCTTTAAAAGGACCTCTTCACGGAGGAGCAAATGAAGCAGTTATGAAAATGCTCACAGAAATCGGCACTCTTGAAAATGTAGAGCCGGCAATCCGCGGAAAGCTTGCGAACAAGGAAAAGATCATGGGCTTTGGACACCGGGTATACCGTCAGGGAGATCCTCGTGCGAAGCATTTGAGAGAAATGTCCAAGAGGCTCACTGAACTGACAGGCGAACCTCACTGGTATGAAATGTCAACAAAGATCGAGGAAATCGTGACAGGCGAGAAGAACCTTCCGCCGAATGTTGACTTCTACTCGGCATCTGTATATCACAGCCTTGGAATCGACCATGATTTGTTCACGCCGATTTTTGCTGTAAGCCGCGTATCTGGATGGCTTGCACATATCCTTGAACAGTATGACAACAATCGTCTGATTCGCCCTCGTGCTGATTATACGGGTCCTGGCAAACAAGAATATGTTGCCATTGAAATGAGATAA
- the mdh gene encoding malate dehydrogenase gives MSLKRKKISVIGGGFTGATTAFLLAQKELGDVVLVDIPQMENPTKGKALDMLEASPVQGFDANITGTSSYEDTKDSDIVVVTAGIARKPGMSRDDLVQTNQKIMKSVAQEIAKHSPDSFIVVLTNPVDAMTYTIFKESGFPKNRVIGQSGVLDTARFRTFVAQELNLSVKDVTGFVLGGHGDDMVPLVRYSYAGGIPLETLIPKDRLDAIVERTRKGGGEIVNLLGNGSAYYAPAASLVEMCEAILKDQRRVLPSIAYLEGEYGYEGIYLGVPTILGAGGIEKVIELELTTEEKAALDKSAEAVRNVMAVLA, from the coding sequence ATGTCATTAAAACGCAAAAAGATTTCCGTCATTGGTGGAGGATTCACAGGAGCAACAACAGCATTCTTGCTAGCACAGAAGGAACTTGGGGATGTAGTGTTAGTCGATATCCCGCAAATGGAAAACCCTACAAAGGGGAAGGCGCTTGATATGCTTGAGGCAAGCCCGGTCCAGGGGTTTGACGCAAACATTACCGGTACTTCCAGCTATGAAGATACGAAAGACTCAGATATCGTTGTAGTAACAGCTGGTATTGCGCGCAAACCTGGCATGAGCCGTGATGACCTTGTTCAGACGAACCAAAAAATCATGAAAAGTGTAGCCCAGGAAATCGCCAAGCACTCTCCAGATAGTTTTATCGTTGTATTGACAAATCCGGTTGATGCAATGACTTATACTATTTTCAAAGAGTCCGGCTTTCCTAAAAATCGCGTAATCGGCCAATCGGGCGTATTGGATACGGCTCGTTTCCGAACCTTCGTAGCTCAGGAATTAAACCTGTCTGTTAAAGATGTTACAGGTTTCGTTCTTGGAGGACACGGCGATGACATGGTTCCACTTGTGCGTTATTCATATGCAGGAGGCATTCCTCTTGAAACTCTTATTCCGAAAGATCGCCTTGATGCCATTGTAGAGCGGACGCGCAAAGGCGGAGGCGAAATCGTCAACCTACTTGGGAATGGCAGCGCTTACTATGCGCCGGCAGCTTCCCTTGTTGAAATGTGTGAAGCGATTCTCAAAGATCAACGGCGCGTATTGCCTTCTATTGCATATCTAGAAGGAGAGTATGGTTACGAAGGAATTTACCTGGGAGTTCCAACCATCCTCGGCGCCGGCGGTATCGAGAAAGTAATTGAGCTTGAGTTGACTACAGAAGAAAAAGCAGCACTTGATAAGTCTGCAGAAGCTGTCCGCAACGTTATGGCAGTTCTTGCTTAA
- a CDS encoding MaoC/PaaZ C-terminal domain-containing protein, protein MLLGRKRKLGRKIEEITVGEKLTLTEKIEDKDLLLYLGLTNDANPLYIQHDYASQTPYEKPIVPAIMLNGIITSAVSKYLPGPGSHILRQDIEYVKPVYHYGTVQFFFEVTEVMKSKHNIEITVIGKNEEEETVVKGQLLVCPPYPVQRMDGKALENF, encoded by the coding sequence ATGCTGCTTGGAAGAAAACGTAAGCTTGGCAGGAAAATAGAAGAAATCACTGTCGGAGAAAAATTGACACTAACAGAAAAAATAGAAGATAAGGATCTCCTATTGTATTTGGGATTGACGAATGATGCCAATCCTTTATATATCCAGCATGATTATGCGTCGCAGACACCTTATGAAAAACCGATTGTTCCGGCAATCATGCTGAATGGAATCATCACTTCTGCTGTTTCCAAATACCTTCCGGGACCTGGAAGTCATATTCTAAGACAGGATATTGAGTATGTGAAGCCTGTTTACCATTACGGAACAGTCCAATTCTTTTTTGAAGTAACCGAAGTGATGAAAAGCAAGCATAACATTGAAATCACGGTTATAGGAAAGAATGAAGAAGAAGAGACAGTTGTAAAGGGGCAGCTGCTCGTTTGTCCTCCATACCCAGTTCAGCGTATGGACGGTAAAGCATTAGAAAACTTTTAA